From the Nonlabens marinus S1-08 genome, one window contains:
- a CDS encoding dodecin family protein has product MSIVKVIEVLATSDKSFDEATRNAVKEASKSVKNIKSIYVKEMHANVTDNNIVSFAVNAKISFEIES; this is encoded by the coding sequence ATGAGTATTGTAAAAGTGATTGAAGTGCTAGCCACTTCCGATAAAAGTTTTGATGAAGCAACCAGAAACGCAGTGAAGGAAGCTTCTAAAAGCGTAAAAAATATAAAATCAATCTATGTTAAAGAAATGCACGCTAATGTAACCGATAACAATATCGTGTCTTTCGCGGTAAATGCTAAAATTTCTTTTGAAATAGAGAGCTAA
- a CDS encoding LamG-like jellyroll fold domain-containing protein has translation MGQTTVFNADFTDYSGDSYWTYTTNRGSWSIGSDNGSFGRTGSYIFITQSRAGRTYEPNMVTYLTSPVIDLTGYDKLNFSFEYFLDMYGNGYEGFKIEYTNDGVNWHVLGKENDIAVNWYPSRANGVLDGVDEYGNNIQLGGWTYDTSGWETSSIDLPSQGFDNQSQVQFRVYFASDNYNNNNADGLAIDNFVITGSPIQEKNYSDCGLGIGQNLELWLNTRTLAGMSDGDPVDQWTNISSLNPTSNISTEWTSATSSGAERPIYYDNATNNVNFNPVVSFDGSKAMYGKSGFYNQDIYIVINPTGTISSQRPTEDVFMGDYYLEDIGSEDVTGISINDTSSRYGTSPDIAAYNQGASGSYGKAIIHPTLVYDRPVIFNARINSDGSAMNLYLDGVNLGVTLDPALMQEENLTTFKEILNSRYWLGRSEFFGPSFTGDIMEIMSFSTRKSDLDRARIESYLAVKYGITLGLFPVPEIGLPHVPGAYFDSAGNALWNASIDAGYTYNVTGIGRDDCSLLHQKQAKSVDPNTFLTIGLGEIAATNGLNGNSFESDGDFLMWGSTPSTLQALPEPLEVGLGASVITTFTDVSERTWKFKEISQAGNDIPEVKVSVETSGLTSLPALTGNDAYVMIVADDENFSTNVETIFLKGNGSLQECKYDFDGVKYVKFGVAHEVISSRHIEFDGANDFIAMDDELDLGNEFTVSAWVLSKGPNLTNSDRTIVSKRAGGADGYQFFMTNDNRIGMRFNGSEIITSNTLLNNNVWTYVAFTYTGGSGRLYIDGFLDRNQNMAAPAANTNKFSIGSRYIDKNSISDTFNGKIDEVRIFSVALTLDQLRFVMNQELLPDGSGIKGAVIPTDVSKNDLTGINWDNLEAYFDMNTYIGTHLNDASGKGHRGSLKSPENFQIQTQTAPLPYVSATNGRWDREGRWENGDEMFLPGYSRVINGQTVKIDWNIVRIENNVNLVNEDVTLLGLEMMSGSRLRVRNDHGLTVTHRLQLDGFIDLQDDSQLVQTTNSDLVMGTDGYIERDQKGTSDGFNYNYWSSPVSSSGSAPNTTYSIRGVLRDGTAASNPLELSFTGQNVADGKPATDAEAATISGRWLYKYGNLASGSYSNWQYLGPDGTNQAGEGWTMKGTHSDDGYQNYTFEGVPNNGNINLPINAGNDYLVGNPYASAIDARQFLLDNPELDGTLYFWEHWGGGSHILKEYQGGYATYNLSGGVGNATYGTAHPLVNNGGVPVKLPERYIPVAQGFFVTGISDGQIKFRNSQRDFKTIGGGESVFTAAPGSSSQTASRYFDEPDNRVKIRLGFDSPNLIHRQLLLTVDPNASLDYDHGYDGLQYGEQFDDMAWMIGNENYIIQGVDQIQETTRLPLAVKMRDNGTIKITIDDLENLPEGQQIFLYDQTEGTFTDLLNGNFESSFLFKGRYKNRFFITFEKSATLGADDVAQTNDGLQVFKPVSQDYIQVLNTTNSAIDQVYLTNMLGQQVMKWEAMGDSSDMKLQYSGMATGAYIVTVQSDQGNTAHKVIID, from the coding sequence TAGCGATAATGGATCGTTTGGTCGTACAGGGTCTTACATTTTCATAACACAATCGAGGGCTGGACGTACGTATGAACCAAATATGGTCACATATCTCACTTCTCCAGTGATCGATTTGACTGGCTATGACAAACTCAACTTTTCTTTTGAGTATTTTTTAGACATGTACGGCAATGGATATGAAGGTTTTAAAATAGAATATACCAATGATGGAGTCAATTGGCATGTGTTAGGAAAAGAAAATGATATAGCTGTAAACTGGTATCCATCACGTGCAAATGGAGTCTTAGATGGTGTGGATGAATATGGGAACAACATTCAATTGGGTGGTTGGACTTATGATACTTCAGGATGGGAAACCTCTTCTATAGACCTTCCTTCTCAAGGGTTCGATAATCAAAGTCAAGTTCAATTTAGGGTATACTTTGCTTCAGATAATTACAATAATAATAATGCGGATGGTTTAGCAATTGACAATTTTGTAATTACGGGATCACCAATTCAAGAGAAAAATTATTCAGATTGTGGTCTTGGAATTGGACAAAATTTGGAATTGTGGCTCAATACAAGAACTCTAGCTGGTATGAGTGATGGAGATCCTGTTGATCAATGGACAAATATATCTTCCTTGAATCCAACATCAAATATTAGTACGGAATGGACTAGTGCCACTTCATCAGGAGCGGAACGACCTATTTACTATGACAATGCCACTAATAATGTCAATTTTAATCCTGTAGTATCTTTTGACGGTAGTAAAGCGATGTATGGTAAGTCTGGTTTTTACAATCAGGACATATACATAGTTATTAACCCTACAGGGACGATTTCTTCACAAAGACCTACTGAGGATGTTTTTATGGGAGATTACTATTTGGAAGATATCGGCTCAGAGGATGTAACTGGAATTTCTATTAACGACACAAGCTCAAGATATGGAACGTCTCCTGATATCGCTGCTTACAATCAAGGAGCTTCTGGAAGCTATGGGAAAGCAATAATACATCCTACTTTGGTTTATGACCGTCCTGTTATTTTTAACGCGCGTATTAATTCAGATGGTTCTGCTATGAATTTATATTTGGATGGTGTCAATCTAGGAGTAACACTAGATCCAGCATTAATGCAGGAGGAGAATTTAACTACGTTTAAAGAAATATTGAACTCCAGGTATTGGTTGGGTAGATCAGAATTCTTCGGTCCTAGTTTTACTGGGGACATCATGGAAATAATGAGTTTCTCTACCAGAAAGTCAGACCTAGACCGTGCTCGTATAGAGTCGTATCTTGCTGTAAAATATGGCATTACGTTAGGATTATTTCCGGTTCCAGAAATAGGCTTGCCTCACGTACCAGGAGCTTATTTTGACTCCGCTGGGAATGCATTGTGGAATGCGTCTATTGATGCAGGATATACTTACAATGTTACCGGTATAGGCCGTGATGATTGCTCCTTGTTACATCAGAAACAGGCTAAAAGTGTTGACCCTAATACGTTTCTTACCATTGGACTAGGTGAAATTGCTGCAACCAACGGGCTTAACGGGAATAGTTTTGAATCAGATGGAGATTTCTTGATGTGGGGAAGCACACCTTCTACATTACAAGCACTGCCAGAACCTTTAGAAGTTGGATTAGGAGCTTCTGTAATTACCACGTTTACTGATGTATCAGAACGTACCTGGAAGTTTAAAGAAATTTCACAAGCAGGTAATGACATTCCAGAAGTTAAAGTATCAGTGGAAACATCAGGCTTGACCTCTCTTCCTGCCTTGACTGGTAATGATGCTTATGTTATGATTGTCGCTGATGACGAAAACTTCTCTACTAATGTTGAAACTATATTCTTAAAAGGTAATGGATCCTTACAAGAATGTAAATATGACTTTGATGGTGTCAAATATGTAAAGTTTGGTGTTGCTCATGAGGTAATTTCTTCCAGACACATTGAATTTGATGGTGCTAATGATTTTATAGCCATGGACGATGAGTTGGATTTAGGTAACGAGTTCACTGTTTCTGCCTGGGTGTTATCTAAAGGGCCCAATTTAACCAACTCAGACCGCACCATTGTTTCTAAAAGAGCTGGTGGAGCTGATGGATATCAGTTTTTTATGACAAACGACAACCGCATCGGTATGCGTTTCAATGGATCTGAAATTATTACTTCAAATACGTTATTAAATAACAATGTCTGGACCTATGTGGCTTTTACTTATACAGGTGGGTCAGGTCGTTTATACATCGATGGCTTTTTAGATCGCAATCAGAACATGGCGGCTCCAGCAGCCAACACGAATAAATTTTCAATAGGATCTCGTTATATTGATAAAAACTCAATAAGCGATACTTTTAATGGTAAGATTGATGAGGTACGCATCTTTTCTGTAGCCTTGACTTTAGATCAGTTGAGATTTGTTATGAATCAGGAGTTGCTTCCAGATGGATCAGGGATCAAAGGTGCAGTAATTCCAACAGACGTATCTAAAAATGATCTTACAGGAATCAACTGGGACAACCTAGAAGCTTACTTTGATATGAATACCTATATAGGAACTCATTTAAATGATGCTTCAGGTAAGGGGCATAGAGGAAGTTTGAAAAGCCCTGAGAATTTTCAAATTCAAACACAAACCGCTCCGCTACCATACGTGAGTGCAACTAATGGAAGATGGGATCGTGAAGGGAGATGGGAAAATGGTGATGAAATGTTTCTTCCAGGTTATAGTCGTGTTATCAATGGGCAAACTGTAAAAATTGACTGGAATATTGTAAGAATTGAAAACAACGTAAATCTTGTAAATGAAGATGTAACCTTGTTAGGGCTTGAAATGATGAGCGGTAGTCGATTAAGGGTTAGAAATGATCATGGACTCACTGTAACCCACCGCTTGCAATTGGACGGGTTTATTGATTTACAAGATGATTCTCAACTTGTGCAGACTACAAATAGTGATCTGGTCATGGGAACAGATGGGTATATCGAGCGCGATCAAAAAGGAACTAGCGATGGCTTTAACTATAATTACTGGTCATCACCAGTAAGCAGTAGTGGAAGTGCGCCTAATACTACCTATTCGATTAGAGGAGTATTGAGGGATGGTACAGCGGCTTCAAATCCACTCGAATTATCATTTACTGGTCAAAATGTAGCTGATGGTAAACCGGCAACAGATGCTGAAGCTGCTACCATTTCAGGAAGATGGCTGTATAAGTATGGCAATCTGGCTAGTGGTTCATACTCTAACTGGCAATATTTAGGACCTGATGGAACAAATCAGGCAGGTGAAGGTTGGACCATGAAAGGAACACACTCAGATGACGGGTATCAAAATTATACGTTTGAAGGTGTACCTAATAATGGTAATATCAATTTACCGATCAATGCAGGAAACGATTATCTAGTAGGAAACCCTTATGCAAGTGCCATTGATGCAAGACAGTTTTTATTAGATAATCCAGAATTGGACGGTACTCTTTACTTCTGGGAGCACTGGGGAGGTGGTAGCCATATCTTGAAAGAATACCAAGGAGGTTATGCTACCTACAATCTTTCTGGAGGCGTGGGAAATGCTACCTACGGTACAGCTCACCCATTAGTGAATAATGGTGGTGTCCCTGTAAAACTACCTGAGCGCTATATTCCTGTGGCTCAAGGTTTCTTTGTAACAGGAATTAGCGATGGACAGATAAAATTTAGAAATTCTCAGCGTGATTTTAAAACCATAGGTGGTGGTGAGAGTGTATTCACTGCAGCGCCAGGAAGTTCCAGTCAAACCGCCAGTCGTTATTTTGATGAACCAGACAATCGAGTTAAAATCCGCTTAGGGTTTGACTCTCCTAATTTGATACATAGACAATTGTTGCTTACAGTTGATCCTAACGCTTCTCTAGATTACGATCATGGATATGACGGGCTCCAGTATGGAGAGCAGTTTGATGACATGGCATGGATGATAGGAAATGAAAATTACATCATCCAAGGTGTGGATCAAATCCAAGAAACCACCAGGCTACCTCTAGCTGTCAAAATGAGAGATAATGGAACTATAAAGATTACCATTGATGACTTAGAAAATTTACCTGAAGGTCAACAGATATTCTTGTACGATCAAACAGAAGGTACTTTTACTGATTTATTGAATGGTAATTTTGAAAGCAGTTTCTTATTCAAAGGACGTTATAAGAATAGGTTTTTTATCACTTTTGAAAAATCAGCCACACTTGGAGCAGATGATGTGGCTCAAACTAACGACGGATTACAGGTTTTCAAACCAGTTTCTCAAGATTACATTCAAGTATTGAATACTACAAACAGCGCCATTGATCAGGTTTACTTGACTAACATGTTAGGACAACAAGTGATGAAATGGGAAGCTATGGGTGACTCTAGCGACATGAAATTACAATATTCAGGAATGGCTACCGGAGCATATATTGTGACGGTGCAATCAGACCAGGGCAATACCGCTCATAAAGTAATTATAGATTGA